Sequence from the Cucumis sativus cultivar 9930 chromosome 1, Cucumber_9930_V3, whole genome shotgun sequence genome:
TCATCTGATTCGATAACCTAAATtgatacataaaaaaaaaatgcttctttattttcttatctactccataaaattataaacatcaGTTTAAACTATATACAGAAAAGACTAATTACCCTAAATCCTAATaaataaacagaaaaagaaagccACTATTACCGTCAattcatattaataaattgacgatttatacaaaaaataaagacatGCAGAAGATTTAACCGTCAATTCAATACGATCGAAACACATGTTGAAGAtctatacaaaaaataaagacatGCTGAAGAGTTAACTGAAGAATAAAGACATGTTGAAAATGATGTGAGCTACCACATCGCAGAGAAATATCATAGGGGTTTAGTGATTAGTTGTTACTTGAACAGAAGACAAAAATAAGATGGGACACTGTTAGGAACCAAGGTAGTATGAGATGTTCTTGCCCCACATTGGTTAGAATGGGATGAAAATATGGTACTTAAGTGGTTTGCCTCTCCCACCCCAATAGCTTGCTTTTAGGGTGTGGTTCTCCAAAGTGCTTGAGTACCTAACAATGGTATCAGAGTCGATTGTTGACGTTCCAGAGTGAAACAGGTGGGGGGTTCTCATAGGGTGTGACCAAGTGAAGTACCGTAATGCTAACGTAGCCGTCGGGACATTGGCTTTTTGGGGATGGGGTATTGTTAGGAACCAAGCTAGAATGGGATATCTTTGTCCCACATTGGTTAGAATGATGACCAATGTGGTACTTAAGTGACTTGAGTCTCCCAACCAAAAGCTAGCTTTTGGGGTGGGGTGTGGTTCTCCAAGGCTTTTGTACCTAACAGATACATAAACATCAATGGAAAAACAATTGAAGAGCCTGGCTCAAATCCTAAGAAGTACAAACACAAATATAGATACCATAAAATATGATGATAcgcctatttttaaaaaactaagaCAAGGATATTTTGAcgatatgttatttttttatatgataatGGCCAATTAGTTGAAATCATActaattttaagtaaaattacGGTAGATTTAAGAAGAgagtgaagaaagaaaaacagcAAGCTCGTAGCTAGCACCGGTAAGGCTAATTGGTGGTTGGCGACAGGTGTAGGGTAAACAACATCGATGAAGTCAAAGATAACAATTGAAGAATGAAGTCAAAgctgaaaattgaagaatgaagTCGAggatgaaaattgaagaatgaaatcgaagataaaaaattgaagaatgaagTCGAggatgaaaattgaagaatgaaatcgaagataaaaaattgaagaatgaagtcaaagataaaaattgaagaatgaagTCAAAGATGAAAATTGCAGAATGAAGTTGAAGATGAAGGGGGAGAGGGTTGTGAATCGTAATCCAGATAGTGAGAGAGAAGAACGAAGATTTTgcttttagggttttttttcttttcctgttctttttcctctttatttTTGGAATGCCATATTTAAGTggacttttaaataaaataatcctTTTAATGTGGATTGGCTTAAATTtggacaaaaaagaaaaaacataggaaaaaaaagtgaccCAGTGTATCCCCTTCATGTATCTGAAAGGGATACATTAGCATTAAAGAAAAAGCCATTATCAAGCAAGGCTCAGATTTCAGTGGCCTTGTACCTTACtgtaaaaggagaaaagaagaaagaaagaaagaaaacatgaaaaaaaattcaataccaAATCGCCAAATAGCACAATGTTCCTCGAATGATCAACTTTCAGGgcaatgaaattttgtttaactGCATCAACTGATATTTTCTCCACGGcagaaaaatcaaaaaatgGGATCATCCGCAATAAGCTCTCAATTTTCATAGTTTGATACACCTTGGAGACCTGGCATAGCATAGATACATAAAAAGTTCAGCGATCTATAAGAAATTACCAACCAACCAAtgcttttctttatatatgaGCAATACCATTGCAAGGTtcacaatatataaaaagtatacAATAAGTACCTGCTGAAGCAGCATCAGGGTAGCAAGCTTTTCAAGAGCCGGGACATATTGGGATAATTGCACTTCAGGGACAGATGAAGCAGATGAAAGCTTACCTCCAAGCTTCGATATTTTGTCAAGTAAGGGTTGCAACTTTATTGCAAGATCAAGAGAAAAGAACTCATGCTCCAAAAGATGATAGAGATCTTTAACTTCCTGAATTGCGCAACTCAGGACTCCTTTAGACACCTAAAGGAAAGCAGAAACCTACTAAGCAAATAGAACTAGAATTATTGGGTACACAGTAAAAGTTGTGATACATATTTGTATGGAATTTCCActgtaaaagaaaagacaaagtTCTCCGTATAAAAGAGGTGAGGTAGAAGATTGCATATAAGctgtaatgaaaaaaattaatctaagAGCCATCCATAGTCGGCTTAACGTAATATGAAAGTTATCAATATTAGTTTCTCAACTTCCATCAGGAAGCATGGTGTttctattgttattattactattttaattttataagaaacaatttcattgagGAATGAAATATCCAAATAGTTGCAAAAGGAGCTCATGACAAAAATCAGGATTACAAAAGATTCCTCGTTATTAAAAGAGAGGAAAATCGGGATAATACACCAAGATACATAGAAACCCTAGTACAGGAAGAAAAACCACaattatcttattattttattgtgaaACAGAAAATACAAAGGGGAAGAATAAATAGGCAACATGAGCCTGaacagaaaaggaaagaaaactaGGGTATAATAATTTACACAAATACCTGGTTTTTAACAAGCAACAAGCCCCTAAATTCTTAGACTcctaaaagaaacaagaaagtTAAAGTTGCAATTTTGGAGCAGTTGTCATTTTGAAGCAATTGTATATTTTTACACCAAAAAAGCGCCTTGAATAAAGATGAATCAAGAACTTCCCTGGGTAAGAATTCTTCTAATTCTAGACAGTATTGAAAATTACTATCCACCCTTAAAGAAACAATtgaaatacaataattttagaGGTAAGAGAGATAGTCTAACTAGATATCGAAGTAAAATAAATCAGACATACCAGTTCAGAAAGAAGATTCGCCCTTGAAAGCTGGATGAAACATAAACAGAAAGAAAGTAAGGTAATGTTGAGGttgtgaaaaatataaaagaaaatccaatTAGGCAAGTTGTTTTACCACATCTCTACTTTCAAGTTTGGAATCTAAATTGAACCCTATAAGATTAGCCATCCTCAAATTCCTCTCTTTCTCATGTTCAAGTTCTAAATGAGAAGCACTATGCTTAGAGTCATAGGGGGACACTGCAAGAGCTGCTAAAAGAACCGACGAAGCTATAAGCTGCAAATCCTTCTGGCTTAGATTTTTGTTGAAACTTTTCTGAATGGAGAAAAGTTTAAGCCATGCATAAGCATGATAAAGATTGCTATCTGATTTCCAAAAGATCTCTGTTAATTTGACGTAATACACCACCATCAAGGATGGTTTAGGTGTTTTCTTCACCATACACATCAAACCATGAATATCCTCCACAGAACGAAAAGCTTCCTGTAAAATTCGgtgataattaaaattttgaactcaTCTTATTTGTAGAGAAGAAAGCCtgaaatgaatttttgaaagatgGACATTAACCCACTTCTCTTTATACAGAAAAATTCAGACCTGCCAGAGCTCCAGCTCTGTGGCAACCTTCAGCTGTTCAATTCTTGTGTCAAGGTATAATTGCAAGCTCTCTGGAGCAGAAAGATCAGGCCGATCCCTTTGATCTCTAAACTTGTTGAGATTAGCAAGATGATTTCTAATAATTTCACATAATCTGCGAAATTCTGTTGTTCTTTTGTACACCTTACAGAACTGGAAGGCACGATGGGCTGTCATCTACAAATGAAAAACACCAGCACAATTAAAATGCGTAACATTACTAGatcaataattatttataagaaattaaaaaaaaaagtggtaaGGAGATTTCCTTTATGGTAAAATTCATTCAGCTTTGcaagaagaataaaagaaaaatggtggaTCCATTGAATTTCAAGTAGACAGTTACACTCATAAAATTTACgtcaaactttaaattatgtCTATTGCGTCAATTTTTGGGTCCTATTAAACACAGTCCAAGTTTAAGGacttaaaaaatactttttatagTACGTGACCAATTGAGCACAAAACTGAAAGTACATAGACCTAATGATACCTGTTACCCCCcccacccccccccccccccccccccacaTAAAAATTCAGACCTACCGCATAAAGTGCCTCCAACTTTGAGTTATTCCTTAGTATTTCAAGTACTGTTCGATATGTCTCCCACAGAAATTTAAACCAGGGGGTAACAAGTTCACGATCAGATCtatcttttcccttttcacCGCTGACATAACTAAGCATCAGATCTTCTGGTCTTTTATCAGCTTCCAAATCATCAACATCCAGGGCTTCTTCTAAGGCTTGAGCTTGACTACGAGCTTGCTCTGCCTTCTCAGTAGAAAGATGCATAAAGTGCTTAATTACTTCCTCTAAAGAAGTAACATTGACTTGCTGACAAACAATACGGTATTGAATTAAACCATCCTTAGCAAACCTTCCTTTCCTCATATCCACACAGAGTTCAACATACTTGAACATAATCTTCTCAAGAGGTTTCTGCCATGCTCGATATCTCTTTGAAGTTATAAGATCATGAAGAGCTTGCAAAGCATCTTGCTTCTGGCCAACATTTATCAGCTCTGAAAAGAcaagaagaataaattaaatatgatatgctttatttcacaaaaaacaatagacatcgtaaatttcaaaataggGCAAATACATCAACAGTGGGAAACTGGAAGCACAAACATGGAACTCCAGTACAAGAAACACAAGTCACAACAAAGGCAAACTGACATTTTATACGCCCAGAATTAGAAAATAGATACTCCAATGATTTTCTAATATCTTCCAACTACCCgtaaaaattatgttatacacattatattataattataattattaaaagataagAACAAGCAGTGAGTTCAAAGAACTTACAGAAGTCAAATCATTAAATCCACAAATATCAACACACCAATAATCTCTATATTCTCAATGTCACTCAGGATGCATATCTGAACCGACTtcccaacaaacaaaaaatggaataCATTCATTGAATTTTGAGAACTTAACGTACCAAACTTCATCAAAAGAACCAAGCATTCTACTAAAACAAAGTTCCCAGAATATTAAGGACATACTTGCAAATATGACtatccaaaagaaaaacattatgtTCATTCACCTTCAGCTCGTTTTAAGGCATTCTCTGGCTTTACAAAAGATGTCATAATTCAATCCAATCTTTATCTGACCCAAGGCAAGGGGCATGCAACGCGTGAATGACCTGAGACAACCATGAAGAACCATTACGAAGACTTAAACAAACGATCAAAATTCATGAGCATTACTGGGAACCAAATCCTgctcaataaaaaaaaaaaggagtaaaaaaactaaaaacaaagaaaactaaaCTACAAATCCAACAACACCCTCAAGAGGAAAGCAAGTTTGTTCATtagaaatattaataataacaaaagtaCAGAAGTAAATTCCTTGTGTTTCGAATTATGCGtttcaatatttaaagaaaaaaatctcaacGTTTTATTGGTAAACGTGGATAAACCCAAAAATTGAAGCATCCCGGCTTCATTTCATCTCTTACCTGCAACCCTTTCTCTTCCCCATCttcaatttatcattttcttcctttccacCCATCAAATTACATAGCTGAAACTCTAGATTTATCTCTGATTTTCAACTCACATCATTTACAGAAACTCGTTTAAATCTCTGAAAATAAACC
This genomic interval carries:
- the LOC101215504 gene encoding eukaryotic translation initiation factor 3 subunit A isoform X1, yielding MTSFVKPENALKRAEELINVGQKQDALQALHDLITSKRYRAWQKPLEKIMFKYVELCVDMRKGRFAKDGLIQYRIVCQQVNVTSLEEVIKHFMHLSTEKAEQARSQAQALEEALDVDDLEADKRPEDLMLSYVSGEKGKDRSDRELVTPWFKFLWETYRTVLEILRNNSKLEALYAMTAHRAFQFCKVYKRTTEFRRLCEIIRNHLANLNKFRDQRDRPDLSAPESLQLYLDTRIEQLKVATELELWQEAFRSVEDIHGLMCMVKKTPKPSLMVVYYVKLTEIFWKSDSNLYHAYAWLKLFSIQKSFNKNLSQKDLQLIASSVLLAALAVSPYDSKHSASHLELEHEKERNLRMANLIGFNLDSKLESRDVLSRANLLSELVSKGVLSCAIQEVKDLYHLLEHEFFSLDLAIKLQPLLDKISKLGGKLSSASSVPEVQLSQYVPALEKLATLMLLQQVSKVYQTMKIESLLRMIPFFDFSAVEKISVDAVKQNFIALKVDHSRNIVLFGDLVIESDELRGHLTVLAESLNKARAMICPPVRKASKTGDILPDLADIVDKEHRRLLARKSIIEKRKEEQERQLLEMEREEESRRLKLLKITEEAEQKRLAAEYEQRKNQRLRREIEERELEEAQALLQEAEKRVGKKKGSRKPVLDSEKLSKQTLMQLALTEQLRERQEMEKKLQKLAKTMDYLERAKREVVAPLIEASFQQRLLEERMVHERNQQLEVEISKQRHEGDLKEKNRLARMSESKKSFQGRVISLRQEEFSRRRAEREEHIRLIIEARKTEREVKRKKIFYVRREEERIRILGEEEEARKREEAERRKREEAERKAKLDEIAEKQRQRERELEEKERLRKQSLFGAARSADAPARPDIAPGSRPLESGTAAPAAAAAAAAPSPAKYVPKFRRTEGSSPNAPPPESDRWGGSRADNRPSQPDSWRSDDRRPALGSSRTSWSSSRVRPDR
- the LOC101215504 gene encoding eukaryotic translation initiation factor 3 subunit A isoform X2, which translates into the protein MTSFVKPENALKRAEELINVGQKQDALQALHDLITSKRYRAWQKPLEKIMFKYVELCVDMRKGRFAKDGLIQYRIVCQQVNVTSLEEVIKHFMHLSTEKAEQARSQAQALEEALDVDDLEADKRPEDLMLSYVSGEKGKDRSDRELVTPWFKFLWETYRTVLEILRNNSKLEALYAMTAHRAFQFCKVYKRTTEFRRLCEIIRNHLANLNKFRDQRDRPDLSAPESLQLYLDTRIEQLKVATELELWQEAFRSVEDIHGLMCMVKKTPKPSLMVVYYVKLTEIFWKSDSNLYHAYAWLKLFSIQKSFNKNLSQKDLQLIASSVLLAALAVSPYDSKHSASHLELEHEKERNLRMANLIGFNLDSKLESRDVLSRANLLSELVSKGVLSCAIQEVKDLYHLLEHEFFSLDLAIKLQPLLDKISKLGGKLSSASSVPEVQLSQYVPALEKLATLMLLQQVSKVYQTMKIESLLRMIPFFDFSAVEKISVDAVKQNFIALKVDHSRNIVLFGDLVIESDELRGHLTVLAESLNKARAMICPPVRKASKTGDILPDLADIVDKEHRRLLARKSIIEKRKEEQERQLLEMEREEESRRLKLLKITEEAEQKRLAAEYEQRKNQRLRREIEERELEEAQALLQEAEKRVGKKKGSRKPVLDSEKLSKQTLMQLALTEQLRERQEMEKKLQKLAKTMDYLERAKREVVAPLIEASFQQRLLEERMVHERNQQLEVEISKQRHEGDLKEKNRLARMSESKDLSSGRIIGNTRHKKFPRKSN